Proteins encoded by one window of Campylobacter concisus:
- a CDS encoding RNA polymerase sigma factor FliA, which yields MHELKQKQLNAYKNTIKKEQDEIVLKYMPALRAMAFRLKERLPSSIDTNDLISIGVEEMIKLSRKYDKEQNDSFWGYGKKRIYGSMLDYLRTLDVVSRSDRKLVKSINSEIDNYFNEYEEEPSDEYLAEKLNEDIEKIREARGVSGIITILPIDEQMELIGQNDVEKSIEREDLILKIEEALKDFDERDQMLVQLYYYEELNLKEISQIMNISESRISQIHKRLLDRIRRSLGV from the coding sequence ATGCACGAGTTAAAGCAAAAGCAGCTTAACGCTTATAAAAACACGATAAAAAAGGAACAAGACGAAATCGTCTTAAAATATATGCCAGCACTGCGTGCAATGGCGTTTAGACTTAAAGAGAGGTTGCCATCAAGCATAGATACAAATGACCTAATAAGCATTGGCGTTGAAGAGATGATAAAACTTAGCAGGAAGTATGACAAGGAGCAAAATGACTCTTTTTGGGGTTATGGCAAAAAGAGAATTTATGGCTCTATGCTTGATTATCTAAGGACGCTTGATGTTGTTAGCAGAAGCGATAGAAAGCTAGTTAAGAGCATAAATAGCGAGATAGATAATTATTTCAATGAGTATGAAGAAGAGCCAAGCGATGAGTATTTGGCCGAAAAGCTTAATGAAGATATTGAGAAGATAAGAGAGGCAAGAGGCGTTAGCGGTATTATCACTATTTTGCCAATAGATGAGCAAATGGAGCTAATTGGTCAAAATGATGTCGAGAAAAGCATTGAGAGAGAGGATCTTATTTTAAAAATAGAAGAAGCTTTAAAAGATTTTGACGAAAGAGATCAGATGTTGGTTCAGCTTTATTATTATGAAGAGCTAAATTTAAAAGAGATAAGCCAGATCATGAATATCAGCGAGAGTAGAATTTCACAAATTCATAAACGTTTGCTTGATCGTATCAGACGTAGCTTGGGGGTTTAA
- the fliM gene encoding flagellar motor switch protein FliM, which yields MADILSQEEIDALLEVVDEDGDTSNIEVEERSQGEQKQIIIYDFKRPNRVSKEQLRAIKGIHDKLARNLASQISSVMRSIVEIRLHSVDQMTYGEFLMSLPSPTSFNVFSIKPLDGNCVLEINPSIAFPMIDRLLGGTGENFEANRELTDIEVNLLDAVLRMIMQRLKESWSMITDMYPNVEAKESSPNVVQIVSQNEIVIMVVMEIIVGGSSGMINLCYPVIYLEPILSRLANRDIMLGETSAKKSRNKELKTLIGRAEILYEAILGKSIISVNEFLNLKEGDILRLDRGADDKAIVCIDKKEVFLAEVGLHRFRKSIRIEQLIRSDKDEIKNILEKYEEERKAKLMAYEANERKMEEEEDDEDDE from the coding sequence ATGGCTGATATTTTAAGTCAAGAAGAGATAGACGCGCTACTTGAAGTTGTTGATGAAGACGGCGATACGAGTAATATCGAGGTCGAAGAGAGATCGCAAGGCGAACAAAAGCAGATTATTATTTATGATTTTAAGCGTCCAAACCGCGTTAGTAAAGAGCAGCTTCGCGCGATAAAAGGCATCCATGATAAGCTTGCTAGAAATTTGGCTAGTCAAATTTCTAGCGTTATGAGAAGTATTGTCGAGATCAGACTTCACAGTGTTGATCAAATGACTTATGGCGAATTTTTAATGAGCTTGCCAAGTCCAACTAGTTTTAATGTCTTTTCTATAAAGCCACTTGATGGAAACTGCGTTTTGGAGATAAATCCAAGCATTGCTTTTCCGATGATAGATCGTTTGCTTGGCGGAACTGGTGAAAATTTTGAGGCAAATAGAGAACTAACCGACATTGAAGTAAATTTGCTTGATGCGGTGCTTAGAATGATCATGCAGCGTCTTAAAGAGAGCTGGTCGATGATAACTGATATGTACCCAAATGTGGAAGCCAAAGAGAGCAGTCCAAATGTCGTACAGATCGTCTCTCAAAATGAGATCGTCATCATGGTCGTTATGGAGATCATAGTTGGTGGCTCAAGCGGTATGATAAATTTATGCTATCCAGTTATCTACCTTGAACCGATACTCTCACGCCTTGCAAACAGAGATATTATGCTTGGCGAAACGAGTGCAAAAAAAAGTAGAAACAAAGAGCTAAAAACACTTATTGGACGAGCAGAAATTTTATATGAAGCCATACTTGGCAAATCGATTATCAGCGTAAATGAGTTTTTAAATTTAAAAGAAGGCGATATTTTAAGGCTTGATAGAGGAGCTGATGATAAGGCGATCGTTTGTATCGATAAAAAAGAAGTTTTCTTAGCTGAAGTTGGGCTTCATAGATTTAGAAAATCTATAAGGATTGAGCAGTTAATACGCTCTGATAAAGATGAGATCAAAAATATCTTAGAAAAATACGAAGAAGAGCGAAAAGCAAAGCTGATGGCGTATGAAGCTAATGAGCGCAAAATGGAAGAAGAAGAGGACGACGAAGATGATGAATGA